In Thermosynechococcus sichuanensis E542, a single genomic region encodes these proteins:
- a CDS encoding molecular chaperone DnaJ yields the protein MIEVNPYKILELSPAASRQEIMQAVAIAMKKRKYSASQIANAQRFLMNRENRLIADLLLPILPDAVRFTSFNCDSINSNSTQYKSLDISSPNELKNLEFILGKISDILE from the coding sequence ATGATTGAAGTCAATCCATATAAGATACTGGAATTGAGTCCAGCCGCATCTCGGCAAGAGATTATGCAAGCGGTTGCCATTGCAATGAAAAAGCGAAAGTATTCAGCTAGTCAGATTGCTAATGCTCAAAGATTTTTAATGAATAGAGAAAATCGATTAATTGCTGACTTACTTTTACCGATTTTGCCAGATGCCGTTAGGTTTACCTCTTTCAATTGCGATTCTATTAATTCTAATTCGACACAGTATAAGTCATTAGATATCAGTTCTCCTAATGAGTTGAAAAATCTAGAATTTATATTGGGTAAAATTAGTGATATATTAGAATAG
- a CDS encoding 30S ribosomal protein S1 translates to MVNQEKTLDVGFTHADFAALLDRYDYHFNPGDIVAGTVFSIEPKGALIDIGAKTAAYIPIQEMSINRIDSPEEVLQPNETREFFILADENEEGQLTLSIRRIEYMRAWERVRQLQAEDATVRSQVFATNRGGALVRIEGLRGFIPGSHISTRVNKEELVGEELPLKFLEVDEERNRLVLSHRRALVERKMNKLEVGEVVVGTVRGIKPYGAFIDIGGVSGLLHISEISHDHIDTPHSVFNVNDQVKVMIIDLDAERGRISLSTKQLEPEPGDMVKNPQLVYEKAEEMAERYRQQLLQQQQQATAETTEEVIEDIPEATEDDTAEPILQEA, encoded by the coding sequence ATGGTCAATCAGGAAAAAACATTAGACGTGGGCTTTACGCATGCTGATTTTGCAGCCTTACTGGACCGGTACGATTACCACTTCAACCCCGGCGACATTGTTGCTGGCACCGTCTTTAGCATCGAACCGAAGGGTGCCCTGATTGACATCGGTGCGAAAACCGCTGCCTACATCCCTATTCAAGAAATGTCTATCAACCGGATTGACAGTCCGGAAGAGGTACTGCAACCCAACGAAACCCGCGAATTCTTTATCTTGGCGGATGAAAACGAAGAAGGGCAGCTGACCCTCTCGATTCGTCGTATCGAGTACATGCGGGCTTGGGAGCGCGTTCGCCAACTGCAAGCTGAAGACGCCACGGTACGTTCTCAGGTCTTTGCCACCAACCGTGGGGGTGCCCTTGTGCGGATTGAAGGGCTGCGCGGCTTTATCCCCGGTTCCCACATCAGCACCCGTGTGAATAAAGAGGAGTTGGTGGGTGAAGAGCTGCCCCTGAAGTTTTTAGAAGTGGATGAAGAGCGCAACCGCCTCGTCCTCAGCCACCGCCGTGCCCTTGTTGAGCGCAAGATGAACAAACTGGAAGTGGGTGAAGTGGTGGTTGGAACCGTGCGTGGGATCAAGCCCTACGGTGCCTTCATTGACATTGGTGGGGTTAGCGGCCTGCTGCACATTTCTGAGATTTCCCACGATCACATTGACACGCCCCACAGTGTTTTCAATGTCAATGACCAAGTCAAGGTGATGATTATTGACCTTGATGCTGAGCGAGGTCGGATCTCCCTGTCCACCAAGCAACTGGAGCCAGAACCCGGTGACATGGTGAAAAATCCGCAGCTGGTCTATGAAAAGGCTGAAGAGATGGCTGAGCGCTATCGTCAGCAACTCCTGCAACAGCAGCAGCAGGCCACAGCAGAGACCACTGAGGAAGTCATTGAAGACATTCCCGAAGCCACTGAAGACGATACGGCTGAGCCGATTCTTCAAGAAGCCTAG
- a CDS encoding glycogen/starch/alpha-glucan phosphorylase → MTSLIPPGCPTVLTEDDRTGTSIETLRRAFMDNLFFIQGRFPEVATKNDYYLALAYTVRDRLLLRWLNSAKTYRDQESRTVCYLSAEFLLGPHLGNNLINLGLYEAVEEAMRQTGLNLKELLDQEEEPGLGNGGLGRLAACYMDSLATLEIPAIGYGIRYEYGIFDQEIRDGWQVEITDKWLRYGNPWEIPRPELILQVKFGGHTYSYTDDQGRYRVVWEPHQVIQGVAYDTPILGYKVNTANLLRLWRAEAVESFDFQAFNTGDYYGAVNQKIASENITKVLYPNDEQLQGKELRLMQQYFFCSCALQDMIRLYKQSGNKDLSRFHEKFTVQLNDTHPAISVAELMRLLVDEHLMPWEQAWDITRQTFAYTNHTLLPEALEKWPLDLFGSLLPRHLQIIYEINQRFLDQVRLQYPGDNDRLRRLSIIDESGCRYVRMAHLAAVGSHAINGVAALHSELLKQTVLKDFYELTPQKFSNKTNGVTPRRWMVLSNPGLTRLITERIGEDWVKHLDQLRRLEPLAEDRDFAAQWRSVKHENKERLAAYIRDRVGVTVDPHSLFSILVKRIHEYKRQHLCVLNIITLYQMLKDNPQLDMVPQTFIFGGKAAPGYYMAKLIIKLINSVADVINHDPAVRDRLKVVFLPDYNVTLGQRVYPAADLSQQISTAGYEASGTGNMKFALNGALTIGTLDGANVEIREEVGAENFFLFGNTVEQLQELWRNGYRPWEFANSNPMLKRVLDLIGSGYFSHGDTALFRPIVEHLWQNDRYCLLADYQSYVDCHQQVLQVYQDQAQWTKMSILNVARMGKFSSDRAIREYCQDIWHVEPVKIVLPATSYMTPAVQ, encoded by the coding sequence ATGACCAGTCTCATTCCGCCCGGTTGTCCCACGGTGCTGACGGAAGACGATCGCACCGGTACGAGTATTGAAACCCTGCGTCGCGCCTTTATGGATAATCTCTTCTTTATCCAAGGGCGCTTCCCCGAAGTGGCAACAAAAAATGATTACTACTTGGCCTTGGCCTACACGGTGCGCGATCGCCTGCTGTTGCGCTGGCTGAATTCCGCCAAAACCTATCGAGATCAAGAAAGCCGCACTGTTTGCTATCTTTCTGCTGAATTTTTACTTGGCCCCCACCTTGGCAATAACCTGATTAACCTCGGACTCTATGAGGCCGTTGAAGAAGCCATGCGGCAAACCGGTTTGAACCTCAAGGAACTGCTTGATCAGGAAGAAGAGCCGGGCTTGGGCAATGGTGGCTTGGGTCGCTTGGCGGCCTGCTACATGGATTCCCTCGCCACATTGGAAATCCCCGCCATTGGCTATGGCATTCGCTATGAGTACGGCATCTTTGACCAAGAGATTCGCGATGGCTGGCAAGTTGAGATTACGGATAAGTGGTTACGCTACGGTAACCCTTGGGAAATTCCCCGACCAGAGTTGATTTTGCAGGTGAAGTTTGGCGGGCACACCTACAGCTACACCGATGATCAGGGTCGCTATCGGGTCGTTTGGGAACCCCACCAAGTGATTCAGGGGGTGGCCTATGACACCCCAATCTTGGGCTACAAGGTGAATACCGCCAATCTTTTGCGTCTGTGGCGGGCAGAGGCGGTGGAGTCCTTTGACTTTCAGGCTTTTAACACGGGCGATTACTACGGTGCCGTCAACCAAAAAATTGCCTCCGAAAACATCACTAAGGTTCTCTACCCTAACGATGAGCAATTGCAGGGCAAAGAACTGCGGCTGATGCAGCAATATTTCTTCTGCTCCTGTGCCCTGCAGGACATGATCCGCCTCTACAAGCAATCGGGGAATAAAGATCTGAGCCGCTTCCATGAGAAGTTTACGGTGCAGTTGAATGATACCCACCCGGCAATTTCAGTGGCAGAATTGATGCGCCTGTTGGTGGATGAGCATCTCATGCCTTGGGAGCAGGCGTGGGACATTACGCGCCAAACCTTTGCCTACACCAACCACACCCTCCTGCCCGAGGCATTGGAAAAATGGCCGCTGGATCTCTTTGGCTCCCTGCTGCCCCGCCACTTGCAAATTATCTACGAAATTAACCAACGCTTCCTCGATCAGGTGCGCCTGCAATATCCGGGGGATAACGATCGCCTGCGGCGGTTGTCAATTATTGATGAAAGTGGCTGTCGCTATGTGCGCATGGCCCACTTGGCAGCCGTGGGGAGTCATGCCATCAACGGCGTGGCGGCGCTGCACTCAGAACTCTTGAAACAAACCGTGCTTAAGGATTTCTATGAACTGACGCCGCAGAAGTTCTCCAATAAAACCAATGGCGTCACCCCTCGGCGCTGGATGGTGCTGAGCAATCCCGGATTAACCCGCCTGATTACCGAACGCATTGGTGAAGATTGGGTGAAGCACTTGGATCAACTGCGGCGATTGGAACCCTTGGCAGAGGATCGCGACTTTGCTGCCCAGTGGCGATCGGTAAAACACGAAAACAAGGAACGTCTTGCGGCGTACATTCGCGATCGCGTGGGAGTAACGGTGGATCCCCATTCCCTCTTTTCGATTTTGGTGAAGCGCATCCACGAGTACAAGCGGCAGCACCTGTGTGTCCTCAATATCATCACGCTTTACCAGATGTTGAAGGACAATCCGCAACTGGACATGGTGCCGCAAACGTTTATTTTTGGTGGTAAGGCGGCGCCGGGCTACTACATGGCCAAGTTGATCATTAAGCTGATCAACTCAGTGGCGGATGTGATCAACCATGATCCAGCGGTGCGCGATCGCCTGAAGGTGGTCTTTTTGCCCGACTACAACGTGACGCTGGGGCAGCGGGTCTATCCAGCAGCGGATCTCTCCCAGCAAATCTCAACGGCGGGCTACGAAGCCTCAGGCACAGGCAATATGAAATTTGCCCTCAATGGCGCATTGACAATTGGAACCCTCGATGGTGCCAACGTGGAGATTCGCGAAGAGGTGGGGGCAGAAAACTTCTTCCTCTTTGGCAATACAGTGGAGCAATTGCAGGAATTGTGGCGCAACGGCTACCGTCCGTGGGAGTTTGCCAATAGTAACCCAATGCTGAAGCGAGTCCTTGACCTGATTGGCTCTGGTTACTTTTCCCATGGGGATACGGCACTCTTTCGCCCCATTGTGGAACACCTCTGGCAAAACGATCGCTATTGCCTCTTGGCAGACTACCAAAGCTACGTGGACTGCCATCAACAGGTGCTTCAGGTGTATCAAGATCAAGCCCAATGGACCAAAATGTCGATCCTCAATGTGGCACGCATGGGCAAATTTTCTAGCGATCGCGCCATTCGCGAGTACTGCCAAGACATCTGGCATGTTGAACCAGTGAAAATTGTTCTACCGGCAACGTCCTATATGACACCCGCTGTACAGTAG
- a CDS encoding exopolysaccharide biosynthesis protein — MAKLSTDLERAFLTPVPNPTDGEVLTQQLVSLEDILQLAGERTFGFLLAVLALPSALPLPAPGYATPFGIVLLLLGWQLLIGAATPWLPPRLLKRTMPRSQIQKIVRTALPWLRRIELISRPRLRPICTTRGGRWGLGVAVSLMAISMILPIPGTNTIPAMGIFTIGFGLLDDDGLISLAGVVISLIGLAVTTSILVALAWGGNSLLDVLRAWLHP, encoded by the coding sequence ATGGCAAAACTGTCCACTGACCTCGAACGTGCCTTTTTGACTCCTGTGCCCAACCCCACCGATGGCGAAGTTTTAACGCAGCAACTGGTGTCCTTGGAGGATATTCTGCAGTTGGCGGGAGAGCGAACCTTTGGCTTTTTGCTGGCGGTGCTTGCATTGCCATCGGCACTACCCCTTCCAGCACCCGGTTACGCCACCCCCTTTGGCATTGTGCTGTTACTGTTGGGCTGGCAGTTGCTCATCGGTGCCGCAACCCCTTGGTTGCCCCCTCGGTTGCTCAAGCGCACCATGCCGCGATCGCAGATTCAAAAAATTGTGCGCACAGCTTTGCCTTGGCTGCGGCGGATTGAATTGATCTCCCGTCCCCGCTTGCGCCCCATTTGCACTACTCGAGGCGGACGTTGGGGTTTGGGAGTGGCTGTGTCACTGATGGCCATCTCGATGATTTTGCCCATTCCCGGCACCAACACCATTCCAGCCATGGGCATTTTTACGATTGGCTTTGGTCTTTTGGATGATGATGGTTTGATTAGTCTGGCGGGGGTAGTCATCTCTCTCATTGGTTTAGCAGTGACCACCTCGATTCTTGTTGCCCTTGCCTGGGGGGGGAACAGTCTCCTCGATGTATTGAGGGCTTGGCTGCATCCGTAA
- the mscL gene encoding large conductance mechanosensitive channel protein MscL, giving the protein MARLNRRQVKQFWQEFREFALKGNVIDLAIAVVVGGAFGRIVTSVVEDLIMPLVNPLIPGGDWRELTVGSGIRIGKFLGSLLDFGVIALSLFLLLKLILPLLPKKPPGPEQRECPYCLESVPLKASRCRACTSELPPL; this is encoded by the coding sequence ATGGCGCGACTGAACCGCCGACAGGTCAAGCAATTTTGGCAGGAGTTTCGCGAATTTGCCCTGAAGGGGAATGTTATCGATCTGGCGATCGCGGTCGTCGTGGGGGGTGCCTTTGGCCGCATTGTTACTTCCGTTGTTGAGGATCTGATCATGCCCTTGGTCAATCCGCTGATTCCTGGGGGCGACTGGCGGGAACTCACTGTTGGGTCAGGGATTAGAATTGGCAAGTTTTTGGGCAGCTTACTTGACTTTGGGGTGATTGCCCTCAGCTTGTTTCTTCTCCTGAAACTCATTTTGCCCTTGCTACCCAAGAAGCCCCCTGGGCCCGAACAACGGGAGTGCCCCTACTGCTTGGAGTCTGTGCCCCTCAAGGCGAGCCGCTGCCGTGCCTGTACCTCTGAACTCCCGCCTCTTTAG
- a CDS encoding DUF1825 family protein, producing MGFFDSEIVQQEAQRLFQDYQQLMQLGSEYGKFDREGKKIYIEKMEELMDRYRIFMKRFELSDDFMAQMTIKQLETQLSQFGMSPQTMFDQMHQTLERMKAEVERQP from the coding sequence ATGGGATTCTTTGATTCAGAAATTGTTCAACAGGAAGCACAACGCCTGTTTCAGGACTACCAGCAGTTGATGCAGCTTGGCTCCGAGTACGGCAAGTTTGACCGCGAAGGGAAGAAAATTTATATCGAAAAAATGGAAGAACTCATGGACCGCTACCGTATTTTTATGAAGCGGTTTGAGTTGTCCGATGACTTTATGGCGCAGATGACGATCAAACAATTGGAAACACAACTCAGTCAGTTTGGTATGTCTCCCCAAACCATGTTTGATCAAATGCATCAAACCCTTGAGCGCATGAAAGCCGAAGTGGAACGCCAACCCTAG
- a CDS encoding LysM peptidoglycan-binding domain-containing protein, producing the protein MNTESKQNKVKFMCPVCEHQISGEEVCPNCDARLENLILLNSLEEVVETKAQQYSTRQTLIFLLIITSVLSALFYFLNSYYASLLTQVTNGIEQNSISFTKLPIAQGTKDLQPRRYHIVQQGDSLSSIAQNYLGNANRWPELVIKNPHLSSRVNQIDIGEKIRID; encoded by the coding sequence ATGAACACAGAATCTAAACAAAATAAAGTAAAGTTTATGTGTCCAGTATGCGAACATCAAATCTCTGGAGAAGAGGTTTGTCCAAATTGTGATGCTAGACTGGAGAACCTTATTTTACTAAATTCTCTAGAAGAGGTAGTAGAGACTAAAGCGCAACAATATTCAACTAGACAAACACTAATTTTTCTACTTATCATTACATCTGTATTATCCGCTTTATTCTATTTTCTAAATAGCTACTATGCAAGCCTGCTAACCCAAGTAACTAATGGTATAGAGCAAAATTCCATCAGCTTTACTAAGCTACCTATTGCCCAAGGTACAAAAGATCTTCAACCAAGGAGATACCATATTGTTCAACAAGGAGATTCATTATCTTCAATTGCCCAGAACTACCTTGGCAATGCTAATAGATGGCCAGAACTCGTCATAAAAAATCCCCACTTAAGCTCAAGAGTGAATCAGATTGATATTGGAGAAAAAATACGTATAGACTAG
- a CDS encoding nucleotide exchange factor GrpE, producing MESKKFLISEEQKKKLLASISQLMRENTQLSQNIRQINSSYNSKLGEFLLELLEIYDSLESLSEYLSANPDPPAGFLQRLPRNLTSIKNRFLAVLESQGVSECKLEEYQFNPNFCRAIDVIHDKSYPDNKVVKVLKKGYLVKDLVLRPYEVIVNKLNK from the coding sequence ATGGAATCAAAAAAGTTCTTGATTTCAGAGGAGCAAAAGAAGAAGCTGCTCGCATCTATATCTCAGTTAATGCGAGAAAATACCCAGCTATCTCAAAATATTAGACAAATTAATTCTTCTTATAATTCTAAGTTAGGAGAGTTTCTGCTTGAGCTTTTAGAGATCTATGACTCTCTAGAAAGTCTGTCTGAGTATTTATCTGCTAATCCTGATCCACCTGCTGGATTTTTGCAGCGTTTACCACGTAATCTTACTTCTATCAAGAATCGTTTTCTCGCAGTTTTAGAATCCCAAGGTGTTTCTGAGTGTAAGTTAGAGGAGTATCAGTTTAACCCGAATTTTTGCAGAGCTATAGATGTTATTCATGATAAGTCATATCCTGATAACAAAGTAGTCAAAGTGCTAAAGAAAGGTTATTTAGTTAAAGACCTAGTCTTACGTCCCTATGAAGTAATTGTGAATAAATTAAATAAATGA
- a CDS encoding DUF6464 family protein: MATPSDLPTELHLINPRRSLGHVYLDWIPQPGCHVDHEGETYTVLERRHRYRFRGGRYQLEKIALYVQHSDTTSDRHLVNGQWVIGDPSCRWNALSPLLRCAVNPQGSCQNCRDYQPREP, encoded by the coding sequence ATGGCAACCCCATCCGACTTACCGACAGAGTTGCACCTGATCAACCCCCGGCGATCGCTGGGGCATGTTTATCTCGACTGGATCCCCCAACCCGGTTGCCATGTGGATCATGAAGGGGAAACCTATACCGTGTTAGAACGCCGTCATCGCTACCGATTTCGCGGTGGCCGCTATCAACTGGAAAAAATTGCCCTCTATGTGCAGCACAGTGACACCACGAGCGATCGCCATCTCGTCAATGGACAGTGGGTGATTGGGGATCCTTCCTGTCGCTGGAATGCGCTTTCCCCCTTGTTGCGCTGTGCAGTCAACCCTCAAGGCTCCTGCCAAAACTGTCGAGATTACCAACCTCGAGAACCTTAA
- a CDS encoding ABC transporter substrate-binding protein, with translation MRSWHRWICGLLVGLWLAILTSCGTAPPTQGTQIEFWTMQLQPKFTDYFNRLIAEFEAQHPNVHVRWVDIPWTAMQSKILMAVLAGTAPDVVNLNPDFAALLAGRNAWLNLNDYVPPAVRERYLPNIWQATTLEGKSFAVPWYLTSRVTIYNKAILAAAGVDRPPETFAELASVAKAVKEKTGKYAFFITMVPEDSAELMQAMVQMGVKLVDDQGRAAFNSPVGKAVFQYWLDLYRQGLLPPQVLTEGHRQGIELYQSGQTALVMTSPEFLNAIATNAPSIAAVSAPAPQLTGDTGKKNVAVMNLLVPRQSRHPELAVEFALFVTNNENQLAFAKEANVLPSTQAALGDPYFRAVEENATPVDIARAVSAAQMTQAEVLIPPLRDIKELQRLLYENLQAVLLGQKTIDQALKDAETTWNSRLG, from the coding sequence ATGCGATCGTGGCACCGCTGGATCTGTGGGCTGTTGGTGGGGCTATGGCTGGCCATTTTAACCAGTTGCGGCACAGCGCCGCCTACCCAAGGCACCCAGATTGAATTCTGGACAATGCAACTGCAACCCAAATTTACCGATTACTTCAACCGCCTGATTGCCGAATTTGAAGCCCAACATCCTAATGTCCACGTGCGCTGGGTGGATATTCCTTGGACGGCAATGCAGAGCAAGATTCTCATGGCGGTGTTAGCGGGCACTGCTCCCGATGTGGTGAACCTTAACCCCGACTTTGCGGCGTTGTTGGCGGGACGCAATGCGTGGCTCAATCTCAATGACTATGTCCCCCCAGCCGTGCGTGAGCGTTATCTACCCAATATCTGGCAGGCCACCACACTGGAGGGCAAAAGCTTTGCTGTGCCCTGGTACCTCACCTCGCGGGTCACAATTTATAACAAGGCAATTCTTGCTGCCGCTGGGGTCGATCGCCCCCCCGAAACCTTTGCCGAACTTGCCAGTGTTGCTAAAGCGGTGAAGGAGAAAACGGGCAAATACGCCTTCTTTATTACGATGGTGCCTGAGGACTCTGCCGAACTGATGCAGGCCATGGTGCAGATGGGGGTGAAGCTTGTAGATGATCAAGGCCGTGCTGCCTTTAATTCCCCAGTCGGCAAAGCCGTTTTCCAGTATTGGCTGGATCTCTATCGTCAGGGACTCTTGCCACCGCAGGTGCTCACTGAAGGCCACCGTCAAGGCATCGAACTCTATCAATCGGGACAAACGGCTCTAGTGATGACCAGTCCCGAATTTTTGAACGCGATCGCCACCAATGCCCCCAGTATTGCCGCTGTTTCCGCCCCCGCCCCCCAGTTGACCGGCGACACTGGCAAGAAAAATGTTGCCGTGATGAATTTACTCGTCCCCCGCCAGAGTCGCCATCCTGAACTGGCCGTCGAATTTGCCCTCTTTGTCACCAATAATGAAAATCAACTCGCCTTTGCCAAGGAAGCGAATGTCTTGCCTTCTACCCAAGCAGCCTTAGGGGATCCTTACTTTCGCGCTGTCGAAGAAAATGCTACCCCTGTGGACATCGCCCGAGCCGTCAGTGCTGCTCAAATGACCCAAGCAGAGGTTCTCATTCCCCCCCTGCGGGATATTAAGGAGCTGCAACGACTCCTTTACGAAAATTTGCAGGCCGTGCTCTTGGGGCAAAAGACAATTGATCAAGCGCTCAAAGATGCAGAAACCACATGGAATAGCCGTTTGGGATAA
- a CDS encoding aminotransferase class IV, with product MLLCNLDGVITPEASISVLDRGFLYGDSVYEVIRTYRGIPFALPEHLARLRASADYLYMTVPWSDEYITQEVQRTLAAAPRGEYYIRIVVTRGRDCRIGLLPEPTTQPRLLIVLMAIAPEPTLSEQGIRLTIAKRQRTSTAALDPAAKTGNYLNNILALLEAQQAGFDDALLLNAQGQITEATTSNLWIVRDGVVETPPTTVGMLHGITRATLLQLVADLGIPHREVILTPQDLARAKEGFLSSSVRLLMPIRQVDEVIFPVCPGPVTQKLWQELLAVMEKAALA from the coding sequence GTGTTGCTCTGCAATTTGGATGGGGTAATTACGCCAGAGGCCTCGATTTCTGTTCTGGATCGCGGGTTTCTCTACGGCGATAGCGTTTATGAAGTGATTCGTACCTATCGGGGGATTCCCTTTGCCCTACCAGAGCACCTCGCACGGTTGCGCGCCTCAGCGGACTATCTGTACATGACCGTGCCGTGGTCTGATGAGTACATTACCCAAGAAGTGCAACGTACCTTAGCGGCTGCTCCAAGGGGAGAATATTACATTCGGATTGTGGTGACCCGTGGTCGCGATTGCCGCATTGGGCTATTGCCAGAACCGACTACGCAACCTAGGTTATTGATTGTGTTGATGGCGATCGCCCCCGAACCAACCTTGAGTGAACAGGGCATTCGCCTTACCATTGCTAAGCGGCAACGCACGAGCACCGCTGCCCTTGATCCGGCGGCTAAAACGGGCAATTACCTCAACAATATCTTGGCGCTATTGGAAGCGCAGCAAGCTGGTTTTGACGACGCCCTGCTTCTCAATGCCCAAGGGCAGATTACCGAGGCCACGACCAGTAACCTCTGGATTGTCCGTGATGGTGTGGTCGAGACACCCCCCACCACTGTTGGTATGCTCCACGGAATTACGCGAGCTACCCTATTGCAGCTCGTTGCAGACTTGGGCATTCCCCATCGGGAAGTGATTCTCACCCCCCAAGATCTAGCGAGAGCCAAGGAGGGCTTTCTTAGTTCATCGGTGCGCCTGCTGATGCCGATTCGCCAGGTGGATGAGGTGATCTTTCCCGTCTGTCCGGGACCTGTGACCCAAAAGCTATGGCAGGAGTTATTAGCAGTGATGGAAAAGGCGGCTCTAGCCTAG
- the pdxA gene encoding 4-hydroxythreonine-4-phosphate dehydrogenase PdxA: MSLALTLGDPAGIGPEILLKALVHLPSDLLGQFFIAGTQQVLQETYTRLCQQGQVAIDPAQLQIWEHPLDEVIVPGQPSVASGAASFAYLETAIQRAIAGDVAGIVTAPISKASWQAAGYAFAGQTEVLAHFTGTANVGMLFLGRSPVTNWVLTTLLATTHIPLQEVPKALTPERLNEKLALLVQFLRERRHLERPRIAIAGLNPHSGEQGHLGQEEVTWLIPWLADAQQQYPQVELIGPVPPDTLWIGAADAWWGRPAPATAYDAYLALYHDQGLIPVKMLAFREAVNTTIGLPFIRTSPDHGTAFDIAGTGMADPQSFLAAIAWAQTLSKGSVFPLTPA, encoded by the coding sequence ATGTCCCTTGCCCTCACCCTTGGGGATCCAGCGGGCATTGGCCCAGAAATTCTCCTGAAAGCCTTAGTTCATCTGCCCTCAGACCTGTTAGGGCAGTTTTTTATTGCGGGTACGCAGCAGGTATTGCAGGAAACCTACACTCGCCTGTGTCAGCAGGGACAGGTGGCCATTGATCCTGCTCAGCTTCAGATCTGGGAGCATCCCCTCGATGAGGTGATTGTGCCGGGACAACCCAGTGTTGCCAGTGGAGCTGCGAGCTTTGCCTACTTAGAAACAGCCATTCAGCGGGCGATCGCCGGCGATGTGGCAGGGATTGTAACGGCACCGATTTCTAAGGCCAGTTGGCAGGCGGCAGGCTATGCTTTTGCCGGTCAAACAGAAGTGCTGGCTCACTTTACTGGAACCGCCAACGTGGGCATGTTGTTCTTGGGGCGATCGCCCGTAACTAACTGGGTGCTGACCACTTTACTCGCGACGACCCATATCCCCCTGCAAGAGGTGCCCAAAGCCCTGACCCCTGAACGTCTCAATGAAAAACTGGCGCTCCTTGTACAGTTTCTGAGGGAACGGCGGCATCTGGAGCGGCCTCGCATTGCCATTGCTGGCTTGAATCCCCACAGTGGTGAGCAGGGACACCTAGGGCAAGAGGAAGTGACTTGGCTGATTCCATGGCTGGCAGACGCCCAGCAGCAGTATCCCCAAGTTGAACTGATTGGCCCTGTACCTCCTGATACCCTCTGGATTGGGGCTGCCGATGCGTGGTGGGGACGCCCTGCTCCCGCAACTGCCTACGATGCTTACCTCGCGCTCTATCACGATCAGGGATTGATTCCCGTGAAGATGCTGGCCTTTCGGGAGGCGGTGAATACGACGATTGGCCTGCCCTTTATTCGCACCTCCCCAGATCACGGTACGGCCTTTGATATTGCGGGTACAGGGATGGCAGACCCACAGAGTTTTCTGGCGGCGATCGCTTGGGCACAGACTCTGAGCAAAGGATCGGTTTTCCCTCTCACCCCCGCCTAA